Proteins co-encoded in one Acanthopagrus latus isolate v.2019 chromosome 10, fAcaLat1.1, whole genome shotgun sequence genomic window:
- the cd99l2 gene encoding CD99 antigen-like protein 2 isoform X4 produces MASRSVWSLCLLLALLLPLEVLSQGEFDLSDALDGDDASKPSTPSPKPAAPAAPAAPAAPAGGAGGDFSLEDLVKVDGTTTTTTKSPTKVPAATKAPVKPKPKPAGDVFDLADALDPNNDIGGKDKNKGQGGGFSDSDLLDVSKDDTYKPDKGKGGPSGDKDQINQYDDNSGTTTEVGTIAGIASAVAMALVGAISSYISYQKKKLCFSIQQSLNTDMVKAENPEAVVATEPQVQQTLLEPPNAEPPTEENAV; encoded by the exons ATGGCTAGCCGCTCTGTGTGGTcgctctgcctgctgctggcgctgctgctgccgctggaAG tcctGTCTCAGGGTGAATTTGACCTGAGCGATGCCTTAGATGGTGACGACGCCAGTAAACCCT CGACCCCTTCACCAAagccagcagcaccagcagcaccagcagcaccagcagcaccagcaggaggagcaggaggag ACTTTTCGTTGGAGGATCTCGTTAAAGTCGATggcaccaccaccactaccaccaaaAGCCCCACAAAAGTCCCCGCAGCCACGAAGGCCCCGGTCAAGCCCAAACCCAAGCCAG CTGGAGATGTCTTTGACCTGGCTGATGCCTTGGACCCCAACAATGACATTGGTGGCAAGGATAAGAACAAAGGGCAGGGAG GTGGATTTTCTGACAGTGATCTGCTGGATGTTAGTAAAGATGATACCTACAAACCCGACAAAGGCAAAG gtgGACCAAGTGGTGACAAAGATCAGATCAACCAGTATGATGACAACAGTG ggaCAACAACAGAGGTGGGCACCATTGCAGGGATCGCTAGTGCGGTTGCCATGGCGCTGGTGGGTGCAATCAGCAGCTACATCTCCtaccagaagaagaagctgtgcTTCAGTATACAAC AGAGCCTGAATACTGACATGGTGAAGGCTGAGAACCCCGAGGCTGTGGTGGCTACAGAACCACAAG TCCAACAGACTCTCCTGGAGCCACCCAACGCCGAACCTCCCACTGAAGAGAATGCTGTGtaa
- the cd99l2 gene encoding CD99 antigen-like protein 2 isoform X2 codes for MASRSVWSLCLLLALLLPLEVLSQGEFDLSDALDGDDASKPSTPSPKPAAPAAPAAPAAPAGGAGGDFSLEDLVKVDGTTTTTTKSPTKVPAATKAPVKPKPKPAGDVFDLADALDPNNDIGGKDKNKGQGGGFSDSDLLDVSKDDTYKPDKGKGGPSGDKDQINQYDDNSGTTTEVGTIAGIASAVAMALVGAISSYISYQKKKLCFSIQQSLNTDMVKAENPEAVVATEPQVQQTLLEPPNAEPPTEENAVGDD; via the exons ATGGCTAGCCGCTCTGTGTGGTcgctctgcctgctgctggcgctgctgctgccgctggaAG tcctGTCTCAGGGTGAATTTGACCTGAGCGATGCCTTAGATGGTGACGACGCCAGTAAACCCT CGACCCCTTCACCAAagccagcagcaccagcagcaccagcagcaccagcagcaccagcaggaggagcaggaggag ACTTTTCGTTGGAGGATCTCGTTAAAGTCGATggcaccaccaccactaccaccaaaAGCCCCACAAAAGTCCCCGCAGCCACGAAGGCCCCGGTCAAGCCCAAACCCAAGCCAG CTGGAGATGTCTTTGACCTGGCTGATGCCTTGGACCCCAACAATGACATTGGTGGCAAGGATAAGAACAAAGGGCAGGGAG GTGGATTTTCTGACAGTGATCTGCTGGATGTTAGTAAAGATGATACCTACAAACCCGACAAAGGCAAAG gtgGACCAAGTGGTGACAAAGATCAGATCAACCAGTATGATGACAACAGTG ggaCAACAACAGAGGTGGGCACCATTGCAGGGATCGCTAGTGCGGTTGCCATGGCGCTGGTGGGTGCAATCAGCAGCTACATCTCCtaccagaagaagaagctgtgcTTCAGTATACAAC AGAGCCTGAATACTGACATGGTGAAGGCTGAGAACCCCGAGGCTGTGGTGGCTACAGAACCACAAG TCCAACAGACTCTCCTGGAGCCACCCAACGCCGAACCTCCCACTGAAGAGAATGCTGT
- the arrb2b gene encoding arrestin, beta 2b isoform X1, which translates to MGDKTGTRVFKKSSPNSKLTVYLGKRDFVDHLNYVDPVDGVLLVDPEYLKDRKVFVSLTCAFYYGREDLDVLGLSFRKDLYVSTVQVFPPLQAEKKPLTRLQERLLKKLGQHAYPINFTIPQNLPCSVTLQPGPEDTGKACGVDYELQAFCAKTVEEKIHQRNSVHLAIRKVQYAPEKQGPQPMVEISRSFLMSDRSLHLEASLDKELYYHGEPISVNVQVTNNSTKTVKRVKISVRQYADICLFSTAQYKCPVAVVEADDHVSPSSTSCHVYTLTPVLGTNREKRGLALDGKLKHEDTNLASSTIVKEGTNKEMMGIMVSYRVKVKLVVSLAGDVAVELPFVLMHPKPTDQPSSQPQSVAPETDAPAATNLIEFDTSTPSQFEDFVFEDFARLRLKSTKDDKDGDPFC; encoded by the exons ATGGGGGACAAAACGGGGACCAG AGTCTTCAAGAAGTCCAGCCCCAACAGCAAG CTCACAGTTTATCTGGGGAAGCGAGACTTTGTTGATCACTTAAACTACGTGGATCCAGTCG ATGGAGTGCTCCTTGTAGACCCGGAGTATCTGAAAGATcgaaaag tgtttgtgtctcttaCTTGCGCATTTTATTACGGTCGGGAGGACCTGGATGTGTTGGGCCTTTCCTTCCGGAAGGATCTGTACGTCAGCACCGTCCAGGTCTTCCCTCCTCTGCAGGCGGAAAAGAAGCCTCTTACCCGGCtgcaggagaggctgctgaagaagCTGGGTCAGCATGCCTACCCCATCAACTTCACT ATTCCCCAGAATCTGCCGTGTTCAGTGACCCTTCAGCCGGGCCCGGAGGACACCGGGAAGGCGTGTGGCGTGGACTACGAGCTTCAAGCATTCTGCGCCAAGACTGTGGAGGAGAAGATCCACCAAAG GAACTCTGTGCATCTGGCGATCAGGAAGGTTCAGTATGCCCCAGAGAAGCAAGGTCCGCAGCCAATGGTGGAGATCAGCCGCAGTTTCCTGATGTCTGACAGATCTCTACACCTAGAGGCCTCACTGGATAAGGAG CTATACTACCACGGTGAGCCCATAAGCGTCAATGTCCAGGTCACCAACAACTCCACCAAGACTGTCAAGAGGGTGAAGATATCCG TTCGTCAGTATGCTGATATCTGCCTGTTCTCCACGGCTCAGTATAAGTGTCCGGTTGCCGTGGTTGAAGCGGA TGACCACGTTTCTCccagctccacctcctgccACGTCTACACTCTCACCCCAGTTCTGGGCACCAACCGGGAAAAGAGGGGTCTGGCCCTGGATGGAAAGCTAAAGCACGAAGACACCAATCTGGCCTCCAGCACCAT AGTAAAAGAAGGAACCAACAAGGAGATGATGGGCATCATGGTTTCCTACAGAGTCAAAGTCAAACTGGTGGTGTCTCTCGCAGG cgaTGTAGCTGTGGAACTCCCTTTTGTCCTGATGCACCCCAAACCAACAGACCAGCCCAGCTCCCAACCACAGTCag TCGCTCCAGAGACCGACGCTCCTGCTGCGACAAACCTCATAGAGTTTGACACgag TACTCCCTCCCAGTTTGAGGACTTTGTGTTCGAAGACTTCGCTCGCCTGCGGTTGAAGAGCACAAAGGACGACAAGGACGGCGATCCCTTCTGTtag
- the arrb2b gene encoding arrestin, beta 2b isoform X2, producing MYVCVCLCVCSPDGVLLVDPEYLKDRKVFVSLTCAFYYGREDLDVLGLSFRKDLYVSTVQVFPPLQAEKKPLTRLQERLLKKLGQHAYPINFTIPQNLPCSVTLQPGPEDTGKACGVDYELQAFCAKTVEEKIHQRNSVHLAIRKVQYAPEKQGPQPMVEISRSFLMSDRSLHLEASLDKELYYHGEPISVNVQVTNNSTKTVKRVKISVRQYADICLFSTAQYKCPVAVVEADDHVSPSSTSCHVYTLTPVLGTNREKRGLALDGKLKHEDTNLASSTIVKEGTNKEMMGIMVSYRVKVKLVVSLAGDVAVELPFVLMHPKPTDQPSSQPQSVAPETDAPAATNLIEFDTSTPSQFEDFVFEDFARLRLKSTKDDKDGDPFC from the exons atgtatgtgtgtgtgtgtttgtgtgtgtgctctccaGATGGAGTGCTCCTTGTAGACCCGGAGTATCTGAAAGATcgaaaag tgtttgtgtctcttaCTTGCGCATTTTATTACGGTCGGGAGGACCTGGATGTGTTGGGCCTTTCCTTCCGGAAGGATCTGTACGTCAGCACCGTCCAGGTCTTCCCTCCTCTGCAGGCGGAAAAGAAGCCTCTTACCCGGCtgcaggagaggctgctgaagaagCTGGGTCAGCATGCCTACCCCATCAACTTCACT ATTCCCCAGAATCTGCCGTGTTCAGTGACCCTTCAGCCGGGCCCGGAGGACACCGGGAAGGCGTGTGGCGTGGACTACGAGCTTCAAGCATTCTGCGCCAAGACTGTGGAGGAGAAGATCCACCAAAG GAACTCTGTGCATCTGGCGATCAGGAAGGTTCAGTATGCCCCAGAGAAGCAAGGTCCGCAGCCAATGGTGGAGATCAGCCGCAGTTTCCTGATGTCTGACAGATCTCTACACCTAGAGGCCTCACTGGATAAGGAG CTATACTACCACGGTGAGCCCATAAGCGTCAATGTCCAGGTCACCAACAACTCCACCAAGACTGTCAAGAGGGTGAAGATATCCG TTCGTCAGTATGCTGATATCTGCCTGTTCTCCACGGCTCAGTATAAGTGTCCGGTTGCCGTGGTTGAAGCGGA TGACCACGTTTCTCccagctccacctcctgccACGTCTACACTCTCACCCCAGTTCTGGGCACCAACCGGGAAAAGAGGGGTCTGGCCCTGGATGGAAAGCTAAAGCACGAAGACACCAATCTGGCCTCCAGCACCAT AGTAAAAGAAGGAACCAACAAGGAGATGATGGGCATCATGGTTTCCTACAGAGTCAAAGTCAAACTGGTGGTGTCTCTCGCAGG cgaTGTAGCTGTGGAACTCCCTTTTGTCCTGATGCACCCCAAACCAACAGACCAGCCCAGCTCCCAACCACAGTCag TCGCTCCAGAGACCGACGCTCCTGCTGCGACAAACCTCATAGAGTTTGACACgag TACTCCCTCCCAGTTTGAGGACTTTGTGTTCGAAGACTTCGCTCGCCTGCGGTTGAAGAGCACAAAGGACGACAAGGACGGCGATCCCTTCTGTtag
- the med11 gene encoding mediator of RNA polymerase II transcription subunit 11, which translates to MANERLRALEDVEKEIATILQCAGNIVLELSKDKHNASLLDRQLVQFQGSVNRVESELSGQIRYLTQVATGQPHEGSTYSARKDCQMALNRAEYAKVKLGELGRTCEVMLEQQQQQQQQQQQQQQS; encoded by the exons ATGGCTAACGAACGGCTAAGAGCTCTTGAGGATGTCGAGAAGGAGATAGCGACGATCCTGCAGTGCGCCG GTAATATAGTTCTGGAACTCTCCAAGGACAAACACAATGCCAGCCTCCTGGACAGACAGCTGGTCCAGTTCCAGGGCTCTGTCAATCGCGTGGAGAGCGAACTGAGTGGACAGATCCGCTACCTCACACAG gtAGCTACTGGTCAGCCTCATGAAGGTTCCACTTACTCAGCGAGGAAGGACTGTCAGATGGCGCTGAACAGAGCGGAGTATGCCAAGGTCAAACTGGGAGAATTGGGACGGACGTGTGAAGTgatgctggagcagcagcagcagcagcagcagcagcagcagcagcagcagcagtcatga